A window of Babesia microti strain RI chromosome III, complete genome contains these coding sequences:
- a CDS encoding hypothetical protein (overlaps_old_locusTagID:BBM_III01260), with protein sequence MYRVARRFNSIKPYINKVTPTKEHPLVTNLCKQIHNTFLLSRKSTIAFDGQKFIPSESLAEKLDNIATESLGNTANLDFNTLRKLLYLLSKFCCNDSILLSCVWQSLHKKLLLGEEIKPINEVRPKSVRHVDLMRRVKQKTIWIPMGRECLILPFCASLTHKTFYDEKCLGLINKFIKSTIRSRLYPTLEDTTLACYGYSTLYNHYQSSELGYMAKLIHMFKEWRFSEASTNDIDYFNLEFAKVYPNLEHASTSFRLNH encoded by the coding sequence ATGTATAGGGTAGCTAGGCGATTTAACTCCATAAAACCTTACATTAACAAAGTTACACCCACAAAAGAACATCCATTAGTTACCAATTTATGTAAACAAATTcataatacatttttacTAAGTAGAAAATCAACTATTGCTTTTGATGGACAAAAATTCATCCCATCTGAAAGTCTAGCTGAAAAACTAGACAATATAGCAACAGAATCACTTGGTAATACCGCAAATCTTGACTTTAATACACTCagaaaattgttatatttgcttagcaaattttgttgcaaTGATTCCATCCTTTTAAGCTGTGTATGGCAATCATTGCACAAGAAACTCTTGCTGGGTGAGGAAATTAAGCCCATAAATGAAGTTAGACCTAAATCGGTTAGGCATGTTGATTTGATGAGGAGAGTTAAGCAGAAAACAATCTGGATTCCCATGGGTAGGgaatgtttaattttacccTTCTGTGCTTCTCTTACCCATAAAACATTCTATGATGAAAAATGTTTAGGCttgataaacaaatttataaaaagTACCATTAGGTCCAGGTTATACCCAACCCTAGAAGATACAACACTGGCTTGTTATGGCTACAGCACCTTATATAATCACTATCAGTCGTCAGAGTTGGGTTATATGGCAAAACTGATTCATATGTTTAAGGAATGGAGATTTTCTGAGGCATCaacaaatgatattgattattttaatttggaatttgCTAAAGTATACCCAAATTTAGAGCACGCGTCTACTAGTTTTAGACTAAATCACTAG
- a CDS encoding pre-mRNA-splicing factor CDC5/CEF1 (overlaps_old_locusTagID:BBM_III01265), whose translation MRIQVKGGVWKNSEDEVLKAAVMKYGLNNWSRVASLLVRKSSKQCKARWYEWLSPYVRKTEWTREEEEKLLHLAKLFPTQWRTIGPLVGRTAYQCLEHYERLLDKAQGRENEDGYDPRKLKPGEIDPFPETKPSMADPVDMDDDEKEMLAEARARLANTQGKKAKRKAREKMLEHTRRLAGLQKRRELLAAGITTGMPRLKKIRIDYEKEVPLEQKPPVGFYPVGEDEKPEVDVATANAGLVQLEAQRRDDEMAKFKKDDLRKLKRLQEENLPAALEIFEKHNPFSQMKRSKLLLPEPQIADDEMVEIVKMGVNVSNITAGLDDSATVSSFVPPRTPLKGDAIMTQARNAAILGSMQTPLEGGTNPMLSEPGTPMGAARTPNVIGQIWGSTPFGAQNSISGTPFRGTPFRDNESVATDMDPIGAKARLDMAKLHVRASIANLPAPTSEIEIDLPSVVLPENKTDEEVDKGAIKQVKSSAIELNLPRPFIFSSIVIENQYDRNSNPEAFIIEQEINNEMFKLLANDSITYPQKGAVPAQEVPDLDDFDPEIKEKAKELLQSEHKRVYEYQLQNGLSIELSIDQWMESYSSIIYSTNQKKYCFDQSILEQERLDSRKLYCSRLLKHVKIASHRCTQLEKRYLVYTRGYKAKVEELETAIDNLHNNLADLKRKIELVSGDRDIHFAEVVKKRELNKLESEEEFHAHLQAKYRLLKCL comes from the exons ATGAGAATCCAAGTGAAGGGTGGTGTTTGGAAAAACAGTGAAGATGAAGTACTCAAAGCCGCTGTTATGAAATATGGCCTAAACAATTGGTCCCGTGTAGCATCCCTGCTCGTCAGAAAATCTTCCAAACAATGTAAGGCTAGATGGTATGAATGGCTTAGCCCATATGTACGTAAAACTGAGTGGACTAGGGAAGAAGAGGAAAAGTTGTTACACCTAGCCAAATTATTTCCTACACAATGGCGAACCATAGGACCACTAGTAGGCCGTACTGCCTATCAGTGCTTGGAACACTATGAGAGACTTCTAGATAAGGCCCAGGGCCGTGAAAAT GAGGATGGATATGATCCGAGGAAACTCAAGCCTGGTGAAATCGACCCATTTCCCGAGACCAAACCTTCTATGGCTGATCCTGTGGACATGGATGATGATGAGAAAGAAATGCTTGCTGAAGCTAGGGCTAGGCTCGCCAATACCCAAGGCAAAAAAGCAAAGCGAAAAGCCAGAGAAAAGATGTTAGAACACACACGACGATTAGCTGGGCTACAAAAGAGGCGGGAATTGCTCGCCGCTGGTATCACAACAGGAATGCCTAGGCTGAAGAAGATCCGAATTGACTATGAAAAGGAAGTGCCACTGGAACAAAAACCACCCGTTGGATTTTATCCAGTTGGCGAAGATGAGAAGCCCGAAGTGGACGTAGCTACTGCAAATGCAGG GCTTGTACAATTGGAAGCGCAAAGGAGGGATGATGAAATGGCAAAATTTAAGAAGGATGATCTAAGAAAATTGAAGAGGTTACAGGAAGAAAATCTCCCAGCTGCGCTGGAGATTTTTGAGAAACATAACCCTTTTTCCCAGATGAAACGATCTAAATTACTCTTGCCTGAACCCCAAATTGCAGATGATGAGATGGttgaaattgtcaaaatggGTGTAAATGTATCCAACATAACTGCAGGTCTTGATGATTCTGCTACTGTATCTTCCTTTGTCCCACCAAGAACGCCACTAAAGGGAGATGCAATTATGACACAAGCAAGGAACGCTGCAATATTGGGTTCCATGCAAACGCCATTAGAAGGGGGAACAAATCCAATGCTTAGTGAGCCAGGTACTCCAATGGGTGCAGCAAGAACCCCCAATGTAATTGGACAAATTTGGGGGTCAACTCCTTTCGGGGCccaaaattcaatttccGGAACGCCATTCCGAGGCACCCCCTTTAGGGACAATGAAAGTGTTGCTACGGATATGGATCCAATTGGGGCTAA ggCACGACTTGATATGGCGAAGTTGCATGTACGGGCTAGTATTGCAAACCTCCCAGCACCTACATCGGAGATTGAGATTGACCTGCCTTCAGTTGTTCTCCCTGAGAATAAGACGGATGAGGAGGTTGATAAAGGTGCTATAAAACAAGTG AAATCTAGTGCCATAGAACTTAACTTGCCTCGTCCATTCATCTTCAGTTCTATAGTTATTGAGAACCAGTATGACCGGAATAGCAATCCAGAGGCGTTTATTATTGAGCAAGAAATCAATAATGAGATGTTTAAGCTACTGGCAAATGATTCTATTACTTATCCTCAAAAGGGGGCAGTTCCCGCACAGGAGGTACCTGATCTGGACGATTTTGATCCGGAAATAAAAGAAAAGGCCAAAGAACTCCTCCAATCGGAGCACAAGAGGGTTTATGAATATCAACTCCAGAATGGTTTATCTATCGAGCTTTCAATTGACCAATGGATGGAATCCTATTCCAGCATAATTTACTCAACAAACCAGAAGAAGTACTGCTTTGACCAATCAATACTAGAGCAAGAAAGATTGGATAGTAGAAAATTGTATTGCAGCAGATTATTAAAGCACGTAAAAATTGCTTCACACCGTTGTACACAACTTGAGAAGCGATATTTAGTATACACCCGTGGGTATAAGGCAAAGGTGGAGGAGCTAGAAACAGctattgataatttgcatAATAATTTGGCGGATTTGAAGAGGAAGATTGAATTGGTTAGTGGTGATAGAGATATTCACTTTGCAGAGGTAGTTAAAAAGAGGGAATTGAATAAGTTGGAATCTGAGGAAGAATTTCATGCACATCTGCAGGCCAAATATCGTTTACTCAAGTGTTTATAG
- a CDS encoding RAP protein, putative (overlaps_old_locusTagID:BBM_III01270), translated as MMIKSFFFCNNFLGLNEQTIWQRLCMKLSPNLYEFNFDRIKSILHSVSRINHFHFAFTNKLVKCILTQSVIDSRSLTQILLDLKALQYLHSNVFNCLVNKHITSATKVDFFDAIMLLHLASHVRVRDLSFINKIIDVIESNGVFEKIMFDTGLVSSVIRSLASLDISHPIFDKFVKSSASLLYKFNPQELSNIAFSIIMQSNSRQMPLHEFIKTESFEIFVMLCKMCHKNLHKMVHIEINQLRTVGWYLFPKQTKSNDDTIQLFSQELNELKDFFNETMQVKLDFKPNPSKLQRTVTKLIGELGLDFAEEYPLGPYLIDLVLPKHRIAIEVNGFSHFYDQTILHTSKTRLKYSIVQRMGWKIAEINHHQWKNINRTDRLRILQRTLKPLLAYN; from the exons ATGATGATCAAATCATTTTTCTTTTGCAACAATTTTCTAGG ATTGAATGAACAAACTATATGGCAACGCTTATGCATGAAATTGTCGCCAAATCTCtatgaatttaattttgacaGGATCAAATCAATTCTCCATTCCGTATCACGCATCAACCATTTTCAT TTTGcttttacaaataaactTGTCAAATGCATTTTAACGCAATCGGTTATAGATTCTAGGTCTCTTACCCAAATTTTACTCGATCTTAAGGCCCTGCAATATCTGCATTCTAACGTCTTTAATTGCCTTGttaataaacatattacaAGTGCTACTAAAGTAGATTTTTTCGATGCAATAATGCTTCTACATTTGGCTTCACATGTTAGGGTCAGAGATTTGAGttttatcaacaaaatcATAGATGTAATTGAAAGTAATGGggtttttgaaaaaatcatGTTCGATACTGGTCTAGTTTCCAGTGTTATAAGGTCACTTGCCAGTTTGGACATAAGTCATCCCATATTTGACAAGTTTGTAAAGTCCAGTGCATCACTGttgtacaaatttaacCCACAGGAACTGTCCAACATCGCATTCTCAATCATTATGCAATCAAACTCCAGGCAGATGCCGTTGcatgaatttattaaaacaGAGTCCTTTGAAATATTCGTTATGTTGTGCAAAATGTGccacaaaaatttacataaaatgGTACACATTGAAATTAATCAACTACGCACTGTTGGTTGGTATTTGTTTCCAAAACAAACGAAATCTAACGATGATACAATTCAACTATTTTCGCAagaattaaatgaattaaagGACTTCTTCAATGAAACTATGCAGGTTAAATTGGACTTCAAGCCTAATCCATCTAAATTGCAG CGTACCGTTACTAAATTGATTGGCGAATTGGGGTTGGACTTTGCCGAAGAATATCCCTTGGGACCATATTTAATAGACCTCGTATTGCCAAAACATCGAATTGCAATTGAGGTAAATGGGTTTTCTCACTTCTACGATCAAACAATACTGCATACGAGTAAAACTAGgctaaaatattcaatagTGCAACGGATGGGTTGGAAAATTGCAGAAATCAATCATCATCAGTGGAAGAATATTAATCGCACCGACAGGTTACGTATACTACAAAGAACGCTCAAGCCTCTACTTGcttacaattaa
- a CDS encoding conserved Plasmodium protein, unknown function (overlaps_old_locusTagID:BBM_III01275;~overlaps_old_locusTagID:BBM_III01280) yields the protein MIHRRHICMNYIRFFSTHSPITSKKYLSLRRDDLEKILQQYNEKLANIDTLQSTTVGDVIIKTNKTITNKDDNGLSEIQLKELNRQRLWFNLSRRLSQRRSFIEDNATANKSYDLMIDGVPNYPIENELFSHKSEVTTLVHDVLKAREFSKLQQTLFTTSIPQGLLSDSFDVVFKRAVSKYLSKIGIPYLVNEDCEFEAPYAAKRATMENLLKNACTRTNLDEATIDWYLDNSIKSQKHISPLPPEVFEPLIAFRGVTNWSHCPIARLDQKVTELNNLVRNIIELGEKSTTGWDDETINQVLESLKENMVDGTNVHPFRNNTGFKSMVPKDVVGSIKAGRPIAVSNERYPTLQCVAHSLPRDRKYRKMVIHAIRILERSRGWDHESKLKAISQMIQVCNDLAPYDTYKRVLDEALPSTRRKGDVMYTRNRFKVFRSGFKYIQSLTTHKPISTRNKK from the exons ATGATACACCGTCGCCATATAtgtatgaattatattagATTCTTCTCAACACATTCGCCCATAACctctaaaaaatatttatcgTTGAGGAGGGATGATTTGGAGAAGATTTTACAGCAATACAACGAAAAACTAGCCAATATAGATACTTTACAATCAACTACAGTTGGCGATGTAATCATCAAAACTAACAAAACAATCACTAATAAAGATGATAATGGGTTGAGTGAGATCCAATTAAAAGAATTGAATAGGCAGAGATTGTGGTTCAACTTGAGTAGACGATTAAGTCAGAGAAGGTCATTTATTGAAGATAATGCAACTGCCAATAAGTCATATGATCTTATGATCGATGGTGTGCCGAACTATCCAATAGA AAATGAACTATTCTCCCATAAAAGCGAAGTTACAACTTTGGTACACGATGTGCTAAAGGCTAGAGAATTTTCCAAGTTACAACAGACACTCTTCACTACCAGTATACCACAG GGATTACTATCAGACAGCTTTGATGTGGTATTTAAAAGGGCTGTTAGTAAATACTTGTCCAAGATTGG TATACCATATTTGGTGAATGAAGATTGTGAATTTGAAGCACCCTACGCTGCAAAAAGGGCAACAATGGAAAACTTACTAAAAAACGCTTGCACAAGAACAAATCTGGATGAAGCAACAATCGATTGGTATTTGGATAATTCAATCAAATCACAAAAACACATA TCACCTTTGCCGCCCGAAGTTTTCGAACCCTTAATAGCCTTTAGAGGTGTGACTAATTGGTCTCATTGTCCCATTGCACGACTAGACCAAAAGGTTACTGAgctaaataatttggtGCGCAATATTATAGAATTGGGTGAAAAATCTACTACTGGATGGGATGATGAAACCATAAATCAAGTGTTAGAGTCACTTAAAGAAAATATGGTTGACGGTACTAACGTGCATCCCTTTAGAAACAACACAGGTTTTAAGTCAATGGTACCAAAGGATGTAGTAGGGTCAATCAAAGCAGGCAGACCAATTGCGGTTAGCAATGAGAG ATATCCCACATTACAGTGCGTGGCACACTCTTTGCCGCGAGATAGGAAATATCGCAAGATGGTCATCCACGCCATTAGAATTCTCGAGCGATCCCGTGGCTGGGATCACGAAAGCAAGCTTAAGGCTATTTCCCAAATGATTCAAGTTTGCAATGATTTAGCACCGTACGATACTTATAAGAGGGTATTGGATGAGGCCTTACCAAGCACTAGGCGAAAGGGTGATGTCATGTATACTAGAAATAGGTTTAAAGTATTTAGGAGTGGGTTCAAGTACATTCAATCGCTAACGACACACAAGCCCATAAGCACTAGGAACAAGAAGTGA
- a CDS encoding hypothetical protein (overlaps_old_locusTagID:BBM_III01285), which yields MEAGMFQGHAMECNRSSRKLPMKDSEGSPTETLGYVKTEEWGSNPRPFGPRPERGALDHSAILPTPPPLITTSTTEGTTIYHA from the exons ATGGAGGCGGGTATGTTTCAAGGTCATGCAATGGAGTGTAATCGATCCAGCCGAAAGTTGCCAATGAAGGACTCTGAAGGTTCCCCTACAGAAACACTGGGATATGTGAAAACAGAG GAGTGGGGTTCGAACCCACGCCCTTTCGGACCGCGACCTGAACGCGGCGCCTTAGACCACTCGGCCATCCTGCCTACCCCACCACCCCTTATCACTACGTCTACAACAGAAGGCACGACAATTTACCACGCATAG
- a CDS encoding replication factor C subunit 3/5 (overlaps_old_locusTagID:BBM_III01290): protein MLWIDKYAPRTIAGLDCHREINEVFTQLCKSSDIPHLILYGPSGSGKKARIMVLLREIFGAKADHIKVETLTDKNTNTEITVSQSQCHTNIMCNDLGTRDRVIVQNIIRSLCASSFTSSFFSKGPTFRVFVLHDADFLSEAAQAALRRTLEKHIRNARVFMHVKELSRIMPPLKSRCLCIRLGLPRKEEVVAVLRNICTYENISTSQADNALLERICDASDRNLRRSILTLETIATNGFVDPMTSLTLPWERCIKSIAEGIATKQTVQNLAALRTKVYELFVCCIPGSTVLQCIATYLLKHPKAKNMNAILAHLGAHFSHTMRMGSREIWHIEAFIAQAMAHLARQ from the exons ATGCTCTGGATTGACAAATATGCCCCTAGAACCATTGCCGGGCTGGATTGCCACAGGGAAATCAATGAAGTTTTCACCCAATTGTGCAAGAGTTCTGACATTCCACATCTGATTTTGTATGGCCCTTCTGGGTCTGGCAAGAAGGCTCGGATTATGGTGTTACTAAGGGAAATATTCGGGGCGAAGGCTGACCACATAAAGGTAGAAACATTGACGGATAAGAACACAAACACAGAGATAACGGTTTCTCAGAGCCAATGCCACACCAATATCATGTGCAATGACCTGGGCACTCGGGATAGAGTTATTgttcaaaatataattcGCTCACTTTGTGCCTCCTCCTTCACCTCATCTTTCTTTTCAAAGGGGCCTACATTTAGAG TGTTCGTATTACACGACGCAGATTTTCTTTCGGAAGCCGCGCAGGCGGCGCTGAGAAGGACTTTGGAAAAGCATATACGAAATGCCAGGGTTTTCATGCACGTCAAAGAACTCTCACGG ATAATGCCCCCTTTGAAAAGCCGCTGCCTTTGCATCCGATTGGGCCTGCCACGCAAGGAAGAAGTTGTTGCCGTGTTGCGAAACATTTGCACATACGAAAATATATCA ACCTCGCAGGCGGACAACGCGTTATTGGAAAGGATCTGCGATGCAAGCGACCGGAATCTTAGGCGCTCAATTTTAACATTGGAAACTATTGCCACAAACGGCTTTGTCGATCCCATGACCAGCCTAACCCTGCCGTGGGAGAGATGCATTAAATCTATCGCAGAAGGAATAGCCACCAAGCAGACCGTTCAAAA TCTGGCGGCACTGAGGACAAAGGTATACGAGCTATTTGTCTGCTGTATCCCTGGGTCAACTGTTTTGCAG TGTATCGCGACGTATCTGTTGAAGCACCCAAAGGCCAAAAACATGAATGCTATACTGGCGCATTTGGGGGCCCATTTT TCTCACACAATGCGAATGGGATCTAGGGAAATTTGGCACATTGAGGCCTTTATAGCGCAGGCGATGGCACATTTGGCCAGGCAGTAG